One stretch of Nicotiana tabacum cultivar K326 chromosome 18, ASM71507v2, whole genome shotgun sequence DNA includes these proteins:
- the LOC107820335 gene encoding pentatricopeptide repeat-containing protein ELI1, chloroplastic-like, translated as MVNLLGRAGQLEEAYEFVKSMKIDCDPILWGTLLTACRIQGNIRLAEKIMEFLVQQDLATSGTYVLLSNIYAAAADWDGVAKVRALMKSSGVDKEPGCSSIEVNNKVHEFLAGDMKHLKSKEIYRMLEEMNKWLEAHGYMPQTDVVLHNLGEVEKQKSLVVHSERLAIACGLISTQPGTTIKIVKNLRVCPDCHAVTKLVSKITGRKIIVRDRNRFHHFVEGSCSCGDFWYNYYLMLTNRQASIYSFFWYIFWLFWIEISLFNFLEVIGFRLYCTNIFRRNGNKRSILIGRS; from the coding sequence ATGGTGAATCTTCTTGGACGAGCTGGACAGTTAGAAGAAGCTTATGAATTTGTCAAAAGTATGAAGATTGATTGCGATCCTATTTTATGGGGAACATTACTGACTGCTTGTAGGATTCAGGGGAACATAAGGCTCGCAGAGAAAATTATGGAGTTCCTGGTGCAACAGGATCTTGCTACTTCAGGAACTTATGTTCTGCTATCCAATATAtatgctgctgctgctgattgGGATGGTGTGGCAAAGGTCAGGGCATTGATGAAGAGTAGCGGGGTAGACAAGGAACCTGGTTGTAGCTCCATTGAGGTCAATAATAAAGTGCACGAGTTCCTTGCCGGTGACATGAAGCATCTCAAAAGCAAAGAAATTTACAGAATGCTGGAGGAGATGAACAAGTGGCTCGAGGCTCATGGTTACATGCCACAGACTGATGTAGTCTTGCATAATCTTGGGGAAGTTGAGAAGCAGAAATCGCTTGTTGTTCATAGTGAAAGGCTAGCCATTGCTTGTGGGCTAATTAGTACTCAGCCAGGAACTACAATCAAGATTGTCAAGAATCTCCGTGTTTGTCCAGATTGCCATGCTGTCACCAAGCTTGTATCAAAAATCACAGGACGCAAGATCATAGTGAGGGACCGGAATCGCTTTcatcattttgtggagggttcATGTTCTTGTGGTGATTTCTGGTATAACTATTACCTAATGCTAACAAACAGGCAGGCTTCCATATATAGCTTTTTTTGGTACATTTTTTGGCTGTTTTGGATAGAAAtttcacttttcaattttctggaaGTTATTGGCTTCCGTTTGTATTGTACTAACATTTTTAGAAGAAATGGGAACAAAAGGAGCATATTAATAGGGAGAAGCTGA